In the genome of Halobacterium noricense, one region contains:
- a CDS encoding NAD-dependent epimerase/dehydratase family protein — protein sequence MCSASSSVVVTGALGGVGQWVVDRLVADGHDVVGLDQRLPAEGGPEGASFFEVDLTDQGETNELISDADPDAVVHLAAIPDPTNHAGSRVFTNNVESAYNVLDAGGRVGADIVWASSESAYGFPFADSVLKPEYVPIDEAHPFRPEDPYGVSKVSGEAVAKATARRHDVSVVSIRPSWVQYPGGYLTEQNREAFDVDGLAARSTEDPPDGGIGNFWSYIDVRDFASMVTAALDADVSGHEAYLCHADENYLDVDTAALFDALFEDAPPCDTEGNEAAFTTAKAERDLGWTPEHTWRDAADEDADGPDFA from the coding sequence ATGTGTTCAGCATCATCGAGTGTCGTCGTCACCGGCGCGCTCGGCGGCGTCGGACAGTGGGTAGTCGACAGGCTCGTCGCCGACGGCCACGACGTCGTCGGACTCGACCAACGCCTTCCCGCGGAGGGCGGCCCCGAGGGCGCGTCGTTCTTCGAGGTGGACCTGACTGACCAAGGCGAGACAAACGAACTGATTTCGGATGCTGACCCGGACGCAGTTGTCCACCTTGCGGCGATTCCGGACCCGACCAACCACGCCGGGTCACGAGTGTTCACGAACAACGTCGAGAGCGCGTACAACGTCCTCGACGCCGGCGGGCGCGTCGGGGCGGACATCGTGTGGGCGAGTTCGGAGTCGGCGTACGGCTTCCCGTTCGCCGACAGCGTGCTGAAACCCGAGTACGTTCCCATCGACGAGGCCCACCCGTTCCGTCCCGAGGACCCATACGGCGTCTCGAAAGTCTCGGGCGAAGCCGTTGCGAAGGCGACTGCGCGGCGACACGACGTCTCCGTCGTCTCCATCCGCCCGTCGTGGGTGCAGTACCCCGGTGGGTACCTCACCGAACAGAACCGCGAGGCCTTCGACGTCGACGGGCTGGCCGCGCGGTCGACCGAGGACCCGCCGGACGGCGGCATCGGAAACTTCTGGTCGTACATCGACGTCCGGGACTTCGCGTCGATGGTCACGGCCGCGCTGGACGCCGACGTCTCCGGGCACGAGGCGTACCTCTGTCACGCCGACGAGAACTATCTCGACGTCGACACTGCCGCCCTGTTCGACGCGCTCTTCGAGGACGCGCCGCCCTGCGACACCGAGGGCAACGAGGCTGCGTTCACCACCGCGAAAGCCGAACGCGACCTCGGCTGGACGCCCGAACACACGTGGCGGGACGCCGCCGACGAAGACGCCGACGGCCCGGACTTCGCCTAG
- a CDS encoding MATE family efflux transporter, whose amino-acid sequence MVRLRNPIRLLLFGIGAALARLGLISGERARETTDLAWPRIVTGLARMSKGVADVAMVGVTLGPTAIAGMGFAGPYWGMTFAIGGGMAAGTIALVSQRYGAQAYDELGQVVRSSAAVVTAMALPIAVLFWVFPSQLVTLLSDDPVAVAYGADYLRVLAVGVPFAILNQIGSRALVGADDAWTPMVVRSSGAVTNVALNAVFIFVLDMGVVGAALGTVVAGVLVTTAFAIGLAFGRLPLVGEFPIQVQWFDRYVQWELCRDLVSIGVPVVGRSSVWTVARFPILAFVGMFGSHVVAAYVISRRIWGLMNTPGWGFGLAASSLVGQSLGADDESTAELYGREITTFTVAVYVFAAVVVALFAEPIVRLFVDDPTSQAVPVAVTLVYAACIAVVPQGVTSAVAGALDATGDTNWPFYSRAIGMFGLAIPLVYLGATTPLGIIGIHLSFLAESVPGAAINYYRFRSGKWKAISRGYRPEAATDD is encoded by the coding sequence GTGGTTCGCCTTCGGAACCCGATTCGGCTGCTCCTGTTTGGCATCGGCGCGGCACTCGCTCGCCTCGGCCTCATCTCCGGCGAGCGGGCGCGAGAGACGACGGACCTCGCGTGGCCGCGCATCGTCACCGGGCTCGCCCGCATGTCGAAGGGCGTCGCGGATGTCGCGATGGTCGGCGTGACGCTCGGGCCGACAGCCATCGCCGGGATGGGGTTCGCGGGGCCGTACTGGGGGATGACGTTCGCCATCGGCGGCGGGATGGCGGCGGGAACCATCGCGCTCGTCTCCCAGCGCTACGGCGCACAAGCGTACGACGAACTCGGGCAGGTCGTCCGGTCGAGCGCGGCGGTCGTCACCGCGATGGCGCTCCCGATAGCCGTGCTCTTCTGGGTGTTCCCGAGCCAGCTGGTCACGCTGCTGAGCGACGACCCTGTTGCGGTCGCGTACGGTGCCGATTACCTCCGCGTGCTCGCCGTCGGCGTCCCGTTCGCCATCCTCAACCAGATTGGGAGTCGCGCGCTCGTCGGTGCCGACGACGCGTGGACCCCGATGGTCGTCCGCTCCAGCGGCGCTGTCACGAACGTCGCGCTCAACGCGGTGTTCATCTTCGTGCTCGACATGGGCGTCGTCGGTGCGGCGCTCGGCACCGTCGTCGCGGGCGTGCTCGTCACGACCGCGTTCGCAATCGGGCTGGCGTTCGGCCGCCTCCCGCTGGTCGGTGAATTCCCGATTCAGGTGCAGTGGTTCGACCGGTACGTCCAGTGGGAGCTGTGCCGCGACCTCGTCTCCATCGGCGTCCCGGTCGTCGGGCGGAGTTCGGTGTGGACGGTCGCGCGGTTCCCGATTCTCGCGTTCGTCGGCATGTTCGGATCGCACGTCGTCGCGGCGTACGTCATTAGCCGGCGCATCTGGGGATTGATGAACACGCCCGGCTGGGGGTTCGGCCTCGCCGCGTCCAGCCTCGTCGGCCAGTCGTTAGGCGCTGACGACGAGTCCACCGCAGAACTGTACGGCCGCGAAATCACCACGTTCACTGTCGCCGTCTACGTGTTCGCGGCCGTCGTCGTCGCGCTCTTCGCGGAGCCAATCGTGCGGCTGTTCGTCGACGACCCAACGTCGCAGGCCGTCCCGGTCGCCGTCACGCTCGTCTACGCGGCCTGCATCGCGGTCGTCCCGCAGGGTGTCACGAGCGCGGTGGCGGGCGCGCTCGACGCCACCGGCGACACGAACTGGCCGTTCTACAGCCGCGCAATCGGGATGTTCGGGCTCGCCATCCCGCTGGTCTACCTCGGTGCGACGACGCCGCTGGGCATCATCGGGATTCACCTCTCGTTCCTCGCGGAGAGCGTGCCGGGCGCCGCCATCAACTACTATCGATTCCGCTCCGGGAAGTGGAAGGCCATCAGCCGGGGGTATCGCCCGGAGGCCGCGACCGACGACTGA
- a CDS encoding SDR family NAD(P)-dependent oxidoreductase: MTGRLSGDTAIITGSSQGIGKGIAEHFAAEGANVVVNSRSQERAEEAAAAIEADGGTAIGVEADVTDEDEMEALVQTTVEEFGSLDVFVNNAGVTTLGPAEEFDIDDWREVVNVDLVGTFVGCQAAGRQMIAQDEGGAILNMSSLMGGRGLQLRSPYCASKAGVNNLTQTLAVEWAEHDIHVNALAPGFIWTEITEQTQGSAGYTNDDIRDRTPLGRFGTVDEMAECALFLVSRNNFVTGEVLYADGGWQAYGWGAGDQ, translated from the coding sequence ATGACCGGACGACTCAGCGGAGACACCGCCATCATCACGGGGTCCAGTCAGGGAATCGGGAAGGGCATCGCGGAGCACTTCGCCGCCGAGGGCGCGAACGTCGTCGTGAACTCGCGCTCGCAGGAGCGTGCCGAGGAGGCCGCCGCCGCCATCGAAGCCGACGGTGGGACTGCCATCGGTGTCGAGGCCGACGTCACCGACGAGGACGAGATGGAAGCCCTGGTGCAGACGACCGTCGAGGAGTTCGGGAGCCTCGACGTGTTCGTGAACAACGCCGGCGTCACGACGCTCGGGCCCGCCGAGGAGTTCGATATCGACGACTGGCGGGAGGTCGTGAACGTCGACCTCGTGGGGACGTTCGTCGGCTGTCAGGCCGCGGGCCGACAGATGATAGCGCAGGACGAGGGCGGTGCGATTCTCAACATGTCCTCGCTGATGGGCGGTCGCGGCCTCCAGCTGCGGTCGCCGTACTGCGCGTCGAAGGCCGGCGTGAACAACCTCACGCAGACGCTGGCTGTCGAGTGGGCCGAACACGACATCCACGTCAACGCGCTCGCGCCGGGGTTCATCTGGACGGAGATTACCGAGCAGACCCAGGGGTCGGCGGGGTACACCAACGACGACATCCGCGACCGGACGCCGCTGGGGCGCTTCGGGACCGTCGACGAGATGGCCGAGTGTGCGCTGTTCCTCGTGAGCCGGAACAACTTCGTGACGGGCGAAGTGCTGTACGCCGACGGCGGCTGGCAGGCGTACGGCTGGGGCGCGGGCGACCAGTAA
- a CDS encoding ABC transporter substrate-binding protein → MPNDDASDRSRERLSRRKVLAVAGASGVAALAGCSGSGAESDDEPTSTSGTDSTTTEDSGPEVYDRMYRNGFPNNPVDLHANSYSSQNFSELAGRLLHDRYVAYSFATSEFQPVALEEMNFDGTTVTLKLRESLSWDNGTDVTTRDIQTQLELSKKTNGEIWGYLDDYSVVDDKTLELELTEPTNPKIIKFTFNNMRVDTPHDVFGEFLEQPASEVQQFLWEDDIVASGPWSHVGKDRQGWEFERNEEFYAAENVNFTSFLLESYGGNNALQQALIAGDSIDGVSSLFVPPQVVDQLADNVVENRMPSKWGYGIIFNHEDEHFGKRNVRQAVANLLDRQQIVDNGGRRTKFPAPVPCGIAPKDQEEWLGDSMSNFDTYGVDESREEEATQLLQDAGYSKQNGSWQDDSGNTIGGDYFSPAGWSDWTTMTQTVVSQLNDFGFDFSISTKPTNDWFTQYADSNFAMGSLYWLPGGARSAFPYFPLRYQLLNTHVNGGHQYEADTEYTLRGMDGSGEMTINPLQEVNSISQMSSDEEATPIVKRAAWHNHIELPMLSIVGTNGQQWLTSDEWNLPAEDDPSRKVPRPPMWPIHEGELTAKPP, encoded by the coding sequence ATGCCAAATGACGATGCGAGCGACCGCTCTCGTGAGCGGCTGAGCCGTCGAAAAGTGCTGGCCGTCGCTGGCGCTTCCGGCGTCGCTGCCCTCGCAGGCTGCAGTGGCAGCGGGGCCGAAAGCGACGACGAACCGACCAGTACCAGTGGTACCGACAGTACGACGACCGAGGACAGCGGGCCCGAAGTGTACGACAGGATGTACCGGAACGGGTTCCCGAACAATCCCGTCGACCTCCACGCCAACTCCTACAGTTCACAGAACTTCTCCGAACTCGCCGGGCGACTCCTCCACGACCGGTACGTGGCGTACTCGTTCGCCACCAGCGAGTTCCAGCCCGTCGCCCTCGAAGAGATGAACTTCGACGGGACGACGGTCACGCTGAAGCTCCGCGAGAGCCTCAGTTGGGACAACGGCACCGACGTCACGACCCGCGACATCCAGACCCAACTGGAGCTGTCGAAGAAGACGAACGGCGAGATATGGGGCTACCTCGACGACTACTCCGTCGTCGACGACAAGACGCTCGAACTCGAACTCACCGAGCCGACGAATCCGAAGATAATCAAATTCACCTTCAACAACATGCGGGTGGACACGCCTCACGACGTCTTCGGGGAGTTCCTCGAACAGCCGGCTTCGGAGGTCCAGCAGTTCTTGTGGGAGGACGACATCGTCGCGAGCGGTCCGTGGTCGCACGTGGGCAAGGACCGGCAGGGCTGGGAGTTCGAACGCAACGAGGAGTTCTACGCCGCCGAGAACGTCAACTTCACGAGCTTCCTGCTGGAGTCCTACGGTGGTAACAACGCGCTCCAGCAAGCCCTAATCGCCGGGGATTCCATCGACGGCGTGTCGAGCCTGTTCGTGCCGCCGCAGGTTGTCGACCAGCTCGCGGACAACGTGGTAGAGAACAGGATGCCCTCGAAGTGGGGGTACGGCATCATCTTCAACCACGAGGACGAGCACTTCGGCAAGCGCAACGTCCGGCAGGCGGTGGCGAACCTGCTCGACCGCCAGCAAATCGTCGACAACGGCGGTCGCCGGACGAAGTTCCCCGCGCCGGTGCCGTGTGGCATCGCGCCGAAAGACCAAGAGGAGTGGCTGGGCGACTCGATGAGCAACTTCGACACCTACGGGGTCGACGAATCCCGCGAGGAGGAAGCCACGCAGTTGCTGCAGGACGCCGGCTACAGCAAGCAGAACGGCAGTTGGCAGGACGACAGCGGCAACACCATCGGCGGCGACTACTTCTCCCCCGCGGGATGGAGTGACTGGACGACGATGACCCAGACGGTGGTCAGTCAGCTCAACGACTTCGGCTTCGACTTCTCCATCAGCACGAAGCCGACCAACGACTGGTTCACCCAGTACGCCGACAGCAACTTCGCGATGGGGTCGCTGTACTGGCTCCCGGGCGGAGCGCGGTCGGCGTTCCCGTACTTCCCGCTGCGCTACCAGCTGCTCAACACGCACGTCAACGGTGGCCACCAGTACGAGGCCGACACCGAGTACACCCTCCGCGGGATGGACGGGTCCGGCGAGATGACCATCAACCCGCTCCAGGAGGTCAACAGCATCTCGCAGATGTCCTCGGACGAGGAAGCGACGCCGATTGTGAAGCGGGCTGCCTGGCACAACCACATCGAGTTGCCGATGCTGTCGATAGTGGGGACGAACGGCCAGCAGTGGCTCACGAGCGACGAGTGGAACCTCCCGGCGGAGGACGACCCCTCCCGGAAGGTGCCGCGGCCGCCGATGTGGCCGATTCACGAGGGTGAACTGACCGCGAAGCCGCCGTAA
- a CDS encoding family 4 glycosyl hydrolase: protein MSHVHRDDSSSSVNAEAAAGKALDSEDVTIAYVGGGSRQWVPNLVQDLALSSFDGEVRLYDVNVEAAERNAEFGNRVQDDEDATAEWTYTATGDLDAALDGADVVLLSTQYDPTETFVHDLDIPESYGIYGAVSATIGPGGIFRAMRTIPLYRRFAAAIREHCPDAWVFNFTNPVHFVTRALYDEYPGINAVGMCHEVLHARDKLAAFANDHLGMDADRADVSANVKGINHFTWIDEAYVDGVDLWPLLDDLAHGEEGTRTYEPADLEDGSPFTDPWQVSWELYRNFGLLPFAGDRHIVEYATWFLQGGKEGLNRWGVKRTGSDFRAKHWTPAESEQTTDVEAWLSGDRAFDLESSGEVLLDVLGALAGGEEFVTNVNLPNRGQVEGLESGAVVETNALVSASEIRPLSAGGFPRPVRSLLSTHVDTIETVVAAARDGDVDHAFQAFLLDPQVRTLQTEDAREMFAELVDSQEAYLDDWALDDADVLAAADSY, encoded by the coding sequence ATGAGCCACGTTCACAGAGACGACAGTTCGTCGTCCGTGAATGCGGAGGCGGCGGCTGGAAAAGCACTCGACAGCGAAGACGTGACTATCGCGTACGTCGGCGGCGGCAGCCGACAGTGGGTCCCGAACCTCGTACAGGACCTCGCGCTCTCCTCGTTCGACGGCGAAGTCCGCCTCTACGACGTGAACGTCGAGGCGGCCGAGCGGAACGCCGAGTTCGGCAACCGGGTGCAGGACGACGAGGACGCCACCGCCGAGTGGACCTACACCGCGACCGGCGACCTCGACGCCGCGCTCGACGGCGCGGACGTCGTGTTGCTGTCCACCCAGTACGACCCGACGGAGACGTTCGTCCACGACCTCGACATCCCCGAGTCGTACGGCATCTACGGCGCTGTCTCCGCGACTATCGGCCCCGGCGGCATCTTCCGCGCGATGCGAACGATTCCGCTCTACCGGCGCTTCGCAGCCGCCATCCGCGAACACTGCCCGGATGCGTGGGTGTTCAACTTCACGAATCCAGTCCACTTCGTGACGCGCGCGCTCTACGACGAGTACCCCGGCATCAACGCGGTCGGCATGTGCCACGAAGTGCTGCACGCCCGCGACAAACTTGCGGCGTTCGCCAACGACCACCTGGGGATGGACGCCGACCGCGCGGACGTCTCGGCGAACGTCAAGGGCATCAACCACTTCACGTGGATCGACGAAGCGTACGTCGACGGCGTCGACCTCTGGCCGCTGCTCGACGACCTCGCGCACGGCGAGGAAGGCACTCGCACGTACGAGCCGGCGGACCTCGAAGACGGGAGTCCGTTCACGGACCCGTGGCAGGTCTCCTGGGAGCTCTACCGGAACTTCGGGCTGCTCCCGTTCGCGGGCGACCGGCACATCGTCGAGTACGCGACGTGGTTCCTGCAGGGCGGCAAGGAGGGCCTGAACCGCTGGGGCGTCAAGCGCACGGGCAGCGACTTCCGCGCGAAACACTGGACGCCCGCCGAATCCGAACAGACCACCGACGTCGAGGCGTGGCTCTCCGGCGACCGCGCGTTCGACCTCGAATCGTCGGGTGAGGTGCTGTTGGACGTGTTGGGCGCGCTCGCGGGCGGCGAGGAGTTCGTCACGAACGTCAACCTCCCGAACCGCGGGCAGGTCGAGGGGCTGGAGTCGGGCGCGGTCGTGGAGACGAACGCGCTCGTCTCCGCCAGCGAAATCCGGCCGCTGAGTGCGGGCGGGTTCCCGCGGCCCGTGCGCTCGCTGCTCTCCACGCACGTCGACACCATCGAAACCGTCGTCGCGGCGGCCCGCGACGGCGACGTCGACCACGCGTTCCAGGCGTTCCTCCTGGATCCGCAGGTGCGCACACTCCAGACCGAGGACGCCCGCGAGATGTTCGCCGAACTCGTCGACTCTCAAGAAGCGTATCTCGACGACTGGGCCCTCGACGACGCGGACGTGCTCGCGGCGGCAGACTCGTACTGA
- the xacR gene encoding HTH-type transcriptional regulator XacR, which yields MDAKHPVRTTEKTLALVEELMDRGPCGVTELTQGLDMGKSAVHNHLTTLQKHGYVLKTGDEYQLGLKFLEVGGSTRKSMEFYQVAEPEVKALGNETGELANLLVEEQGMGVYLMRSKGEEAVDLDTYAGLRTHLHTTALGKAILAHLPEERVEEIIEHRGLERMTPRSIGSREELDEVLDGVRDRGYAIDDGERLEGLRCIAAPVKDSSDEVLGAISVSAPASRVSDEDLHGELPERVLSAANVIELNINY from the coding sequence ATGGACGCCAAACATCCGGTGCGGACGACCGAGAAGACTCTCGCTCTGGTCGAAGAGCTGATGGACCGGGGACCCTGCGGCGTGACAGAGCTCACTCAGGGCCTCGACATGGGGAAGAGCGCGGTCCACAACCACCTCACGACCCTCCAGAAGCACGGCTACGTCCTCAAGACCGGCGACGAGTACCAGCTCGGCCTGAAATTCCTCGAAGTCGGTGGCTCGACGCGGAAGTCCATGGAGTTCTATCAGGTCGCCGAGCCCGAGGTGAAGGCGCTCGGGAACGAGACGGGCGAGCTCGCGAACCTGCTCGTCGAGGAGCAGGGGATGGGCGTCTACCTGATGCGGTCGAAGGGCGAGGAAGCCGTCGACCTCGACACTTACGCCGGGCTCCGGACGCATCTCCACACGACCGCGCTGGGGAAGGCGATTCTCGCTCACCTCCCCGAGGAGCGCGTCGAGGAAATCATCGAGCACCGGGGCCTCGAACGGATGACGCCGCGCAGTATCGGGTCGCGTGAGGAGCTGGACGAGGTGCTGGACGGGGTCCGCGACCGTGGGTACGCCATCGACGACGGCGAACGTCTCGAAGGACTGCGCTGTATCGCGGCCCCAGTCAAGGACTCCTCGGACGAGGTGCTCGGTGCCATCAGCGTCTCCGCGCCAGCGAGCCGCGTCAGCGACGAGGACCTCCACGGGGAACTCCCCGAGCGCGTGCTCAGCGCGGCGAACGTCATCGAACTCAACATCAACTACTGA
- a CDS encoding mannonate dehydratase codes for MDTTTMLPPHPDRRWTLARQLGLSTAVVRFWGEDEWWTYDSLLQTKNRFDDHGLSLDVVEDRPPMTKTVLGREGRDEEIETVKQLLRNMGRAGIDVYCWVWTENPVGVLRTADEVPLRGDSRTTAYDHEQAERAPDYPVDITADELWANLEYFLDEIVPVAEEAGVKLALHPDDPPTESVRGVPRLVNSVENVQRILNLHDSPNHGLTFCQGNYAAMGADVPETIRQFGDRIHFVHFRDVDGSSESFVETWQDDGPTDMLAAMEAYREVGFDGPIRPDHVPRMLDEGHRDDAQAGYTDMGRLFAVGYMKGLLEQTNA; via the coding sequence ATGGACACGACGACGATGCTCCCGCCCCACCCCGACCGACGGTGGACGCTCGCCCGACAACTCGGCCTCTCGACTGCCGTCGTCCGCTTCTGGGGCGAAGACGAGTGGTGGACGTACGACTCGCTGCTGCAGACGAAGAATCGGTTCGACGACCACGGCCTCTCGCTGGACGTCGTCGAGGACCGGCCGCCGATGACGAAGACGGTGCTCGGGCGCGAGGGCCGCGACGAGGAAATTGAGACGGTCAAACAGCTCCTTCGGAACATGGGCCGCGCCGGCATCGACGTCTACTGCTGGGTGTGGACGGAGAACCCAGTCGGCGTCCTCCGAACCGCCGACGAAGTCCCGCTACGCGGGGACTCCCGGACGACGGCGTACGACCACGAGCAAGCCGAGCGCGCGCCCGACTACCCCGTCGACATCACGGCGGACGAGCTCTGGGCGAACCTCGAATACTTCCTCGACGAAATCGTCCCGGTCGCCGAGGAAGCGGGCGTGAAGCTCGCGCTCCACCCCGACGACCCACCCACGGAGTCAGTTCGGGGCGTCCCGCGGCTCGTCAACTCCGTCGAGAACGTCCAGCGCATCCTGAACCTCCACGACAGCCCGAACCACGGGCTGACGTTCTGCCAGGGGAACTACGCGGCGATGGGTGCCGACGTCCCCGAGACGATTCGGCAGTTCGGGGACCGCATCCACTTCGTGCACTTCCGGGACGTCGACGGCTCCTCCGAGTCGTTCGTCGAGACGTGGCAGGACGACGGCCCGACGGACATGCTCGCGGCGATGGAGGCGTACCGCGAGGTCGGCTTCGACGGCCCGATTCGCCCCGACCACGTTCCGCGCATGCTCGACGAGGGCCACCGCGACGACGCCCAAGCCGGCTACACGGACATGGGTCGGCTGTTCGCCGTCGGGTACATGAAGGGGTTGCTGGAGCAGACTAACGCCTAG
- the uxaC gene encoding glucuronate isomerase gives MSFLDEHYLLGSETAVDLYESIADLPVVDPHNHIDLAEVVENEPWDDIWAVEGATDHYVWQLMRKRGVPEAKITGDATNREKWDALADVFPDFAGNPTYDWVHLDLKRRFGIDKPLNADTADEIWAETKRQLADDEMRPQQVLRDMNVEVLCSSDDPTSRLEYHERAETEVEAVDVRPTWRPDRALKVENAAWETFVAELDDVTAADLSDFEGFLDALAETHDYFADHGCVACDVGMGTDPVSKPVSDERAGDVYAKARRGASLSDAEIRDYKAYLLEFVGELNSEAGWTTQLHVGAVRDYRESLYEDLGKNAGGDVSTPDVDLVDGLDYFFDCFDGETEIVLYTLDPTHYPSATVVARAYPNVSIGPAWWFNDSPMGIENQLERVAAVDLLANHAGMVSDSRKLVSYGSRFEMFRRTLADVVGEMVERGRIPYDNAERLVEHVAYDRPKELYGLSASSTQ, from the coding sequence ATGAGCTTCCTCGACGAGCACTACCTGCTCGGTTCGGAGACGGCAGTCGATCTCTACGAGTCGATTGCCGACCTGCCAGTCGTCGACCCGCACAACCACATCGACCTCGCGGAGGTCGTCGAGAACGAGCCCTGGGACGACATCTGGGCGGTCGAGGGCGCGACCGACCACTACGTCTGGCAGTTGATGCGCAAGCGCGGCGTCCCCGAAGCGAAAATCACGGGCGACGCCACCAACCGCGAGAAGTGGGACGCGCTCGCGGACGTGTTCCCGGACTTCGCGGGCAACCCGACGTACGACTGGGTACACCTCGACCTGAAGCGCCGATTCGGTATCGACAAGCCGCTGAACGCCGACACCGCCGACGAAATCTGGGCGGAGACGAAGCGCCAGCTCGCCGACGACGAGATGCGCCCGCAGCAGGTGCTGCGGGACATGAACGTCGAGGTGCTGTGCAGCAGCGACGACCCGACCTCCCGACTCGAGTACCACGAGCGTGCCGAAACCGAGGTGGAGGCTGTCGACGTCCGGCCGACGTGGCGGCCCGACCGCGCGTTGAAGGTCGAGAACGCGGCCTGGGAGACGTTCGTCGCCGAACTCGACGACGTCACGGCGGCCGACCTCAGTGACTTCGAGGGGTTCCTCGACGCGCTCGCGGAGACCCACGACTACTTCGCGGACCACGGCTGCGTCGCTTGCGACGTCGGAATGGGCACGGATCCGGTCTCCAAGCCCGTGAGCGACGAGCGCGCCGGCGACGTGTACGCGAAGGCGCGCCGGGGCGCGAGCCTCTCGGACGCGGAGATACGCGACTACAAGGCGTACCTGCTGGAGTTCGTCGGCGAGTTGAACAGCGAGGCGGGCTGGACGACCCAACTGCACGTCGGCGCGGTGCGGGACTACCGCGAGTCCCTCTACGAGGACCTCGGGAAGAACGCGGGCGGGGACGTGTCCACGCCGGACGTCGACCTCGTGGACGGACTGGACTACTTCTTCGACTGTTTCGACGGCGAGACCGAAATCGTCCTCTACACGCTCGACCCGACGCACTACCCGAGCGCGACGGTCGTCGCGCGCGCCTATCCGAACGTGAGCATCGGTCCAGCGTGGTGGTTCAACGACAGCCCGATGGGCATCGAGAACCAGTTGGAGCGCGTGGCAGCCGTCGACTTGCTCGCGAACCACGCTGGGATGGTCAGCGACTCACGGAAGCTCGTCTCCTACGGGTCGCGCTTCGAGATGTTCCGGCGGACGCTCGCGGACGTGGTCGGTGAGATGGTCGAACGCGGCCGGATTCCCTACGACAACGCAGAGCGCCTCGTCGAGCACGTCGCCTACGACCGCCCGAAGGAGCTGTACGGCCTGTCGGCGTCATCGACACAGTAA